A single region of the Winslowiella toletana genome encodes:
- the rpsQ gene encoding 30S ribosomal protein S17, whose amino-acid sequence MTDKIRTLQGRVLSDKMEKSIVVAIERFVKHPIYGKFIKRTTKLHVHDENNECGIGDVVEIRECRPLSKTKSWTLVRVVEKAIL is encoded by the coding sequence ATGACCGATAAAATCCGTACTCTGCAAGGTCGTGTCCTGAGTGACAAAATGGAGAAATCCATCGTTGTTGCGATTGAACGTTTTGTGAAACACCCGATCTACGGTAAATTCATCAAGCGTACGACTAAACTGCACGTACACGACGAGAACAACGAATGTGGTATCGGCGACGTGGTTGAAATCCGCGAATGCCGTCCACTGTCCAAGACTAAGTCATGGACTCTGGTTCGCGTTGTAGAGAAAGCGATTCTGTAA
- the rplF gene encoding 50S ribosomal protein L6, translating to MSRVAKAPVVIPAGVEVKLNGQVISIKGKNGELTRTINDAVEIKHADNALTFAPREGFVDGWAQAGTSRALLNAMVIGVTEGFTKKLQLVGVGYRAAVKGNSVSLALGFSHPVEHALPAGITAECPTQTEIVLKGADKQLIGQVAADIRAYRRPEPYKGKGVRYADEVVRTKEAKKK from the coding sequence ATGTCTCGTGTTGCTAAAGCACCTGTCGTCATTCCTGCCGGCGTAGAGGTAAAACTCAACGGTCAGGTTATTTCGATTAAAGGTAAAAACGGCGAGCTGACTCGTACTATCAATGATGCTGTTGAAATTAAGCATGCTGACAACGCTCTGACTTTCGCTCCGCGCGAAGGTTTCGTTGACGGCTGGGCGCAGGCGGGTACTTCTCGCGCGCTGCTTAACGCAATGGTTATCGGTGTTACCGAAGGCTTCACTAAGAAGCTGCAGCTGGTTGGTGTAGGTTATCGTGCGGCCGTTAAAGGCAACTCGGTGAGTTTGGCTCTTGGCTTCTCTCATCCAGTTGAACACGCGCTGCCAGCGGGAATCACTGCTGAATGTCCGACTCAGACTGAAATCGTGCTTAAAGGCGCTGATAAACAGTTGATCGGCCAGGTTGCAGCTGACATCCGCGCCTACCGTCGTCCTGAGCCTTATAAAGGCAAGGGTGTTCGTTACGCCGACGAAGTCGTGCGTACCAAAGAGGCTAAGAAGAAGTAA
- the rpsH gene encoding 30S ribosomal protein S8 codes for MSMQDPIADMLTRIRNGQAANKVAVTMPSSKLKVAIANVLKEEGYIEEFKIEGDTKPELELTLKYFQGKAVVESIQRVSRPGLRIYKRKDELPKVMAGLGIAVVSTSKGVMTDRAARQAGLGGEIICYVA; via the coding sequence ATGAGCATGCAAGATCCGATCGCGGATATGCTGACCCGTATCCGTAACGGTCAGGCCGCGAACAAAGTTGCGGTCACCATGCCTTCCTCCAAGCTAAAAGTGGCAATTGCCAACGTGCTGAAGGAAGAAGGATATATTGAAGAATTTAAAATCGAAGGCGACACCAAGCCAGAACTGGAACTGACTTTAAAGTATTTCCAGGGCAAGGCTGTGGTAGAGAGCATTCAACGTGTAAGCCGTCCAGGTCTGCGTATTTATAAGCGCAAAGACGAACTGCCTAAAGTTATGGCAGGACTGGGTATTGCCGTTGTTTCTACCTCTAAAGGTGTTATGACTGATCGTGCAGCGCGCCAGGCAGGTCTTGGTGGCGAAATTATCTGCTACGTAGCTTAA
- the rpmD gene encoding 50S ribosomal protein L30 yields MAKTIKITQTRSAIGRLPKHKATLLGLGLRRINHTVEREDTPAVRGMVNAISYMVKVEE; encoded by the coding sequence ATGGCAAAGACTATTAAAATTACTCAAACCCGCAGTGCAATCGGTCGTCTGCCGAAACACAAGGCAACGCTGCTTGGCCTGGGTCTGCGTCGTATTAACCACACCGTAGAGCGTGAAGACACGCCAGCTGTACGCGGTATGGTTAACGCGATTTCCTACATGGTTAAAGTGGAGGAGTAA
- the rplD gene encoding 50S ribosomal protein L4 → MELVLKDAQSALTVSETTFGRDFNEALVHQVVVAYAAGARQGTRAQKTRAEVTGSGKKPFRQKGTGRARAGTVKSPIWRSGGVTFAAKPQDHSQKVNKKMYRGALKSILSELVRQERLIVVEQFSLEAPKTKLLVEKLKDMALADVLIITGELEENLFLAARNLYKVDVRDAAGIDPVSLIAFDKVVMTADAVKQVEEMLA, encoded by the coding sequence ATGGAATTAGTATTGAAAGACGCGCAAAGCGCGCTGACTGTTTCCGAAACTACCTTCGGTCGTGATTTCAACGAAGCGCTGGTACACCAGGTTGTTGTTGCTTATGCAGCAGGTGCCCGTCAAGGTACTCGTGCTCAGAAGACCCGTGCTGAAGTAACTGGTTCCGGTAAAAAGCCGTTTCGTCAGAAAGGCACCGGCCGTGCGCGTGCGGGTACTGTAAAAAGCCCAATCTGGCGCTCAGGTGGTGTGACCTTCGCTGCGAAGCCACAGGACCACAGTCAAAAAGTTAACAAAAAGATGTACCGCGGCGCGCTGAAAAGCATCCTGTCCGAACTGGTACGTCAAGAACGCCTGATCGTTGTCGAGCAGTTCTCTCTGGAAGCACCTAAAACTAAGTTGCTGGTAGAGAAGCTGAAAGACATGGCTCTGGCAGATGTGCTGATCATCACTGGCGAACTGGAAGAGAACCTGTTCCTGGCCGCACGTAACCTGTACAAGGTTGACGTACGTGATGCAGCGGGCATCGACCCAGTTAGCCTGATCGCCTTCGACAAAGTCGTTATGACTGCTGACGCAGTTAAGCAAGTTGAGGAGATGCTGGCATGA
- the bfd gene encoding bacterioferritin-associated ferredoxin, producing MYVCLCNAVSDKTIREVVRHYQPKSIQHLRQLVPVGKQCGKCIRAAREIMDDELQHVPQYKEIA from the coding sequence ATGTACGTCTGCTTGTGTAATGCCGTAAGTGATAAAACTATTCGTGAAGTCGTGCGTCACTATCAGCCAAAGTCTATTCAGCATCTTCGTCAGTTAGTGCCAGTAGGTAAACAGTGCGGCAAATGCATTCGCGCCGCGCGTGAAATCATGGATGATGAGCTGCAACACGTTCCGCAGTACAAAGAGATCGCCTGA
- the rplE gene encoding 50S ribosomal protein L5, whose translation MAKLHDYYKDEVVQKLMTEFGYNSVMQVPRVEKITLNMGVGEAIADKKLLDNAAADLTAISGQKPLITKARKSVAGFKIRQGYPIGCKVTLRGERMWEFFERLISIAVPRIRDFRGLSAKSFDGRGNYSMGVREQIIFPEIDYDKVDRVRGLDITITTTAKSDDEGRALLAAFDFPFRK comes from the coding sequence ATGGCGAAACTGCATGATTACTACAAAGACGAGGTAGTCCAAAAACTCATGACTGAGTTTGGCTACAATTCTGTCATGCAAGTCCCTCGGGTCGAGAAGATCACCCTGAACATGGGTGTTGGTGAAGCGATCGCTGACAAGAAACTGCTGGATAATGCAGCAGCTGACCTGACAGCAATCTCCGGTCAAAAACCGTTGATCACCAAAGCACGCAAATCAGTTGCAGGCTTCAAAATCCGTCAGGGCTATCCGATCGGCTGTAAAGTGACTCTGCGTGGCGAGCGCATGTGGGAGTTCTTTGAGCGTCTGATTTCTATTGCTGTTCCACGTATCCGTGACTTCCGTGGCTTGTCCGCTAAGTCATTCGATGGCCGTGGTAACTACAGCATGGGCGTTCGTGAGCAGATCATCTTCCCAGAAATCGACTATGACAAAGTCGATCGCGTTCGTGGTTTGGATATTACCATTACCACTACTGCGAAATCTGACGATGAAGGCCGTGCTCTGCTGGCTGCCTTTGACTTCCCGTTCCGCAAGTAA
- a CDS encoding prepilin peptidase, producing MDEWLVIAALLTGAVLGSFLCLVIERFPMDANARVWLARICRPASACISCGRRLALRDLLPLISWLMLRGCCRYCHQPISRYSYYLESGTALLLATVAVSCPHPALFAWLALFSCAVLVLSEIDRRHLLLPDAITLPLLWCGLLFNLQLSPLHLQHALLGAICGYISFRGINQVYLWLRQQEGMGLGDAKYFAALGAWTGWLSLPLIATLAAAIGILGWLVSRLKGQKTIRQPFGPSLSVAGWSVLIAQHSETDWFNLLFNL from the coding sequence ATGGATGAGTGGCTGGTGATAGCGGCGTTGCTGACGGGCGCCGTACTGGGCAGTTTTCTTTGCCTGGTCATTGAACGTTTTCCGATGGATGCCAACGCACGCGTCTGGCTGGCACGAATTTGCCGTCCAGCTTCTGCCTGTATCTCATGCGGTCGCAGACTGGCCCTGCGCGATTTGCTGCCACTGATCAGCTGGTTGATGCTACGGGGTTGTTGCCGCTACTGTCATCAACCTATTTCGCGCTACAGTTACTATCTCGAGTCAGGTACTGCTCTGTTGTTGGCAACGGTCGCCGTTAGTTGCCCGCACCCTGCCCTGTTTGCCTGGCTAGCTCTTTTTAGTTGTGCGGTTCTGGTTCTGAGTGAAATTGATCGACGCCATCTGTTATTGCCTGATGCCATTACACTGCCGCTGCTGTGGTGCGGCCTGCTGTTTAATCTGCAACTTTCGCCGCTTCATTTGCAGCATGCACTACTTGGCGCAATATGCGGCTATATCAGTTTTCGCGGGATTAACCAGGTCTATCTCTGGCTACGGCAGCAGGAGGGAATGGGATTAGGCGACGCGAAATATTTTGCCGCGCTGGGCGCGTGGACTGGCTGGCTTTCACTGCCGTTGATTGCCACGCTGGCGGCAGCCATTGGCATTCTGGGCTGGCTGGTAAGCCGGCTGAAGGGACAAAAAACCATCCGGCAACCTTTTGGGCCGAGCCTGTCAGTTGCGGGATGGTCGGTGCTTATTGCTCAACATAGTGAAACTGACTGGTTTAATTTATTGTTTAATTTGTGA
- the rpsE gene encoding 30S ribosomal protein S5: MAHIEKQAGELQEKLIAVNRVSKTVKGGRIFSFTALTVVGDGNGRIGFGYGKAREVPAAIQKAMEKARRNMINVALTNGTLQHPVKGVHTGSRVFMQPASEGTGIIAGGAMRAVLEVAGVHNVLAKAYGSTNPINVVRATLDGLGNMNSPEMVAAKRGKSVEEILG; the protein is encoded by the coding sequence ATGGCACACATCGAGAAACAAGCTGGCGAACTGCAGGAAAAGCTGATCGCGGTAAACCGTGTATCTAAAACTGTAAAAGGTGGTCGTATTTTCTCCTTCACAGCATTGACTGTGGTAGGTGACGGTAATGGTCGCATCGGTTTTGGTTACGGCAAAGCGCGTGAAGTTCCAGCAGCGATCCAGAAAGCGATGGAAAAAGCCCGTCGCAATATGATTAACGTCGCGCTGACCAACGGCACCCTGCAACACCCTGTTAAAGGTGTTCACACAGGTTCCCGCGTGTTCATGCAGCCGGCTTCAGAAGGTACTGGTATCATCGCCGGTGGTGCAATGCGCGCCGTTCTGGAAGTCGCTGGGGTTCATAACGTTCTGGCTAAAGCCTATGGTTCCACCAACCCGATCAACGTGGTTCGTGCAACTCTGGATGGCCTGGGCAATATGAATTCCCCGGAAATGGTCGCTGCCAAGCGTGGTAAATCCGTTGAAGAAATTCTGGGGTAA
- the rplR gene encoding 50S ribosomal protein L18, protein MDKKSARIRRATRARRKLKELGATRLVVHRTPRHIYAQVIAPNGSEVLVAASTVEKAITEQLKYTGNKDAAAAVGKALAERALEKGIKDVSFDRSGFQYHGRVQALADAAREAGLQF, encoded by the coding sequence ATGGATAAGAAATCTGCTCGTATCCGTCGTGCGACCCGCGCACGTCGCAAGCTCAAAGAGCTGGGTGCAACTCGCCTGGTAGTACATCGTACTCCGCGTCATATTTACGCACAGGTCATTGCTCCGAACGGTTCTGAAGTTTTGGTTGCTGCTTCTACTGTAGAAAAAGCTATCACTGAACAACTGAAGTATACCGGCAACAAAGACGCTGCGGCTGCTGTGGGTAAAGCACTGGCTGAACGCGCTCTCGAAAAAGGCATCAAAGATGTTTCTTTCGACCGTTCCGGTTTCCAATATCATGGTCGCGTCCAGGCACTGGCAGATGCTGCTCGTGAAGCTGGCCTTCAGTTCTAA
- the rpsN gene encoding 30S ribosomal protein S14 — protein sequence MAKQSMKAREVVRVKLADKYRAKREELKAIISSVNSSDEDRWNAVLKLQTLPRDSSPSRQRNRCRQTGRPHGYVGKFGLSRIKLREAAMRGEVPGLKKASW from the coding sequence ATGGCTAAGCAATCGATGAAGGCACGCGAAGTCGTTCGCGTAAAACTGGCTGATAAATACCGCGCTAAACGCGAGGAATTGAAAGCTATCATCTCTAGTGTGAACTCATCCGACGAAGATCGTTGGAATGCTGTTCTTAAGCTGCAGACTCTGCCGCGTGATTCCAGCCCGTCCCGTCAGCGTAACCGCTGCCGCCAAACTGGCCGTCCACATGGTTATGTGGGCAAATTCGGGTTGAGCCGTATTAAGCTTCGTGAAGCCGCAATGCGCGGTGAAGTACCTGGCTTGAAAAAGGCTAGCTGGTAA
- the rpsJ gene encoding 30S ribosomal protein S10 has translation MQNQRIRIRLKAFDHRLIDQSTAEIVETAKRTGAQVRGPIPLPTRKERFTVLISPHVNKDARDQYEIRTHKRLVDIVEPTEKTVDALMRLDLAAGVDVQISLG, from the coding sequence ATGCAGAACCAAAGAATCCGTATCCGTCTTAAAGCGTTTGATCATCGTCTGATCGATCAATCAACTGCGGAAATCGTTGAGACTGCCAAGCGCACTGGTGCGCAGGTTCGTGGTCCAATCCCGCTGCCGACCCGCAAAGAGCGCTTTACCGTTCTGATCTCCCCGCACGTTAACAAAGACGCGCGTGATCAGTACGAGATTCGCACTCACAAGCGTCTGGTTGACATCGTTGAGCCAACTGAAAAAACGGTTGATGCTCTGATGCGTCTGGATCTGGCTGCCGGTGTTGACGTGCAGATCAGCCTGGGTTAA
- the rplB gene encoding 50S ribosomal protein L2, with protein MAIVKCKPTSPGRRHVVKVVNPELHKGKPFAPLVEKNSKSGGRNNNGRITTRHIGGGHKQAYRIVDFKRNKDGIPATVERLEYDPNRSANIALVLYKDGERRYILAPKGLKAGDQIQSGVDAAIKAGNTLPMRNIPVGSTVHNVEMKPGKGGQIARSAGAYVQIVAREGSYVTLRLRSGEMRKVELDCRATLGEVGNAEHMLRVLGKAGATRWRGVRPTVRGTAMNPVDHPHGGGEGRNFGKHPVTPWGVQTKGKKTRSNKRTDKFIVRRRSK; from the coding sequence ATGGCAATTGTTAAATGTAAACCGACATCTCCGGGTCGTCGTCACGTAGTTAAAGTGGTGAACCCAGAGCTGCACAAGGGCAAACCATTTGCCCCGCTGGTAGAAAAAAACAGCAAATCCGGTGGCCGTAACAACAATGGTCGCATCACTACCCGTCATATCGGTGGTGGTCACAAGCAGGCTTACCGTATTGTTGACTTCAAACGCAACAAAGACGGTATCCCGGCAACTGTTGAACGTCTTGAGTACGATCCGAACCGCTCCGCGAACATCGCGCTGGTTCTGTACAAAGATGGCGAGCGCCGTTATATCCTGGCCCCTAAAGGCCTGAAAGCTGGCGACCAGATTCAGTCTGGCGTTGATGCTGCGATTAAAGCAGGTAACACCCTGCCGATGCGTAACATCCCAGTGGGTTCTACCGTTCACAACGTAGAAATGAAACCAGGCAAAGGCGGTCAGATTGCTCGCTCTGCTGGTGCTTACGTGCAGATCGTTGCGCGTGAAGGTTCCTACGTTACCCTGCGTCTGCGTTCAGGTGAAATGCGTAAAGTCGAATTAGACTGCCGCGCGACCCTGGGTGAAGTCGGTAACGCTGAGCACATGCTGCGCGTTCTGGGTAAAGCCGGTGCAACTCGTTGGCGTGGTGTTCGTCCTACCGTTCGCGGTACTGCGATGAACCCAGTCGATCACCCGCACGGTGGTGGTGAAGGTCGTAACTTTGGTAAGCACCCGGTAACCCCGTGGGGCGTTCAGACCAAAGGTAAGAAGACCCGTAGCAACAAGCGTACTGATAAATTTATCGTACGTCGCCGTAGCAAATAA
- the rpmC gene encoding 50S ribosomal protein L29 codes for MKATELREKSVEELNTELLNLLREQFNLRMQAASGQLQQSHLLKQVRRDVARVKTLLTEKAGA; via the coding sequence ATGAAAGCAACAGAGCTGCGTGAAAAAAGCGTTGAAGAGCTGAACACTGAGCTGCTTAATCTGCTGCGTGAGCAATTTAACCTGCGCATGCAGGCAGCATCCGGCCAGCTGCAACAGAGTCATCTGTTGAAGCAAGTGCGTCGTGATGTTGCACGCGTTAAGACTTTACTGACTGAGAAGGCGGGTGCGTAA
- the rplN gene encoding 50S ribosomal protein L14, with protein sequence MIQEQTMLNVADNSGARRVMCIKVLGGSHRRYAGVGDIIKITIKEAIPRGKVKKGDVLKAVVVRTKKGVRRPDGSVIRFDGNACVILNNNSEQPIGTRIFGPVTRELRNEKFMKIISLAPEVL encoded by the coding sequence ATGATCCAAGAACAGACTATGCTGAACGTCGCCGACAACTCCGGTGCACGTCGCGTAATGTGTATCAAGGTTCTGGGTGGCTCGCACCGTCGCTACGCAGGCGTAGGCGACATCATCAAAATTACCATCAAGGAAGCAATTCCTCGCGGTAAGGTTAAGAAGGGTGATGTGCTGAAGGCGGTAGTGGTGCGCACCAAGAAGGGTGTTCGTCGCCCGGACGGTTCTGTCATTCGCTTCGATGGTAATGCATGCGTTATTTTAAATAATAACAGCGAGCAACCTATCGGTACGCGTATTTTTGGGCCGGTAACTCGTGAACTTCGTAATGAAAAGTTCATGAAAATTATCTCTCTGGCACCAGAAGTACTCTAA
- the bfr gene encoding bacterioferritin, giving the protein MKGDIKIINHLNKLLGNELVAINQYFLHARMFKNWGLMRLNDVEYHESIDEMKHADKYIERILFLEGIPNLQDLGRLRIGEDVEEILKSDLVLELEGAKDLREAIAYADKVHDYVSRDMMIEILADEEHHIDFLETELDLIQKIGVQNYLQSQIKQ; this is encoded by the coding sequence ATGAAGGGCGATATTAAAATCATAAACCATCTCAACAAATTACTGGGTAATGAACTGGTTGCTATAAACCAGTATTTCCTGCATGCGCGAATGTTCAAAAATTGGGGACTGATGCGCCTGAATGATGTTGAGTATCACGAGTCGATTGATGAAATGAAGCATGCGGACAAGTACATTGAACGCATTCTCTTTCTCGAAGGCATCCCCAATCTGCAGGATTTAGGCAGGCTGCGCATCGGTGAAGATGTTGAAGAGATTCTGAAATCAGATTTAGTACTGGAACTGGAAGGTGCCAAGGATCTGCGAGAGGCCATTGCCTATGCAGACAAGGTTCATGACTATGTGAGTCGCGATATGATGATCGAAATCCTTGCGGATGAAGAGCACCATATCGACTTTCTTGAAACCGAACTCGATCTGATTCAAAAAATCGGCGTTCAGAATTACCTGCAATCACAAATTAAACAATAA
- the rplW gene encoding 50S ribosomal protein L23 — MIREERLLKVLRAPHVSEKASAAMEKTNTIVLKVAKDATKAEIKAAVQKLFEVEVEVVNTLLVKGKSKRHGQRIGRRSDWKKAYVTLKEGQNLDFVGGAE, encoded by the coding sequence ATGATCCGTGAAGAACGTCTGCTGAAAGTACTGCGCGCGCCGCACGTATCTGAAAAAGCATCTGCTGCGATGGAAAAAACCAACACCATCGTTCTCAAAGTTGCTAAAGACGCGACCAAAGCAGAAATCAAAGCCGCTGTTCAGAAACTTTTCGAAGTTGAAGTTGAAGTCGTGAATACCCTGTTAGTTAAAGGGAAATCAAAACGTCACGGACAGCGTATTGGTCGTCGTAGCGACTGGAAAAAAGCTTACGTCACCCTGAAAGAAGGCCAGAATCTGGACTTCGTCGGCGGCGCTGAGTAA
- the rplC gene encoding 50S ribosomal protein L3, producing the protein MIGLVGKKVGMTRIFTEDGVSIPVTVIEIEANRVTQVKGLENDGYTAVQVTTGAKKANRVTKPEAGHFAKAGVEAGRGLWEFRTAEGEEFTVGQSINVDIFAEVKKVDVTGTSKGKGFAGTVKRWNFRTQDATHGNSLSHRVPGSIGQNQTPGKVFKGKKMAGQLGNERVTVQSLDVVRVDAERNLLLVKGAVPGATGSDLIVKPAVKA; encoded by the coding sequence ATGATTGGTTTAGTCGGTAAAAAAGTGGGCATGACCCGCATCTTCACTGAAGATGGCGTTTCTATCCCAGTAACCGTGATCGAAATTGAAGCAAACCGCGTTACTCAGGTCAAAGGCCTGGAAAACGACGGTTACACTGCTGTGCAGGTAACTACCGGTGCTAAAAAAGCTAACCGTGTAACTAAGCCTGAAGCAGGTCATTTTGCTAAAGCTGGTGTTGAAGCTGGCCGTGGTCTGTGGGAATTCCGTACTGCTGAAGGCGAAGAATTCACCGTAGGTCAGAGCATTAATGTCGACATTTTCGCTGAAGTGAAAAAAGTTGACGTGACTGGTACATCTAAAGGTAAAGGTTTTGCCGGTACTGTAAAGCGCTGGAACTTCCGTACTCAGGATGCTACCCACGGTAACTCCTTGTCTCACCGCGTTCCGGGTTCTATCGGTCAGAACCAGACTCCGGGCAAAGTGTTCAAAGGCAAGAAAATGGCAGGACAGCTGGGTAATGAGCGCGTAACCGTTCAGAGCCTTGACGTTGTGCGTGTTGACGCTGAGCGCAACCTGCTGCTGGTTAAAGGTGCAGTTCCCGGTGCTACCGGTAGCGACCTGATCGTTAAACCAGCTGTGAAGGCGTAA
- the rplV gene encoding 50S ribosomal protein L22: METLAQHRHARSSAQKVRLVADLVRGKKVSQALDILTYTNKKAAVLVKKVLESAIANAEHNDGADIDDLKVTKIFVDEGPSMKRIMPRAKGRADRILKRTSHITVVVSDR, encoded by the coding sequence ATGGAAACTTTAGCTCAACATCGCCACGCTCGTTCTTCTGCTCAAAAGGTTCGCCTGGTGGCTGACCTTGTACGCGGTAAGAAAGTGTCGCAGGCTCTGGACATTCTGACCTACACCAATAAGAAAGCGGCTGTACTGGTCAAGAAAGTTCTGGAATCTGCCATTGCTAACGCCGAACACAACGATGGCGCTGACATTGATGATCTGAAAGTCACGAAAATCTTCGTCGACGAAGGCCCAAGCATGAAGCGCATTATGCCGCGTGCAAAAGGTCGTGCAGATCGCATCCTGAAGCGCACCAGCCACATTACTGTGGTTGTGTCCGATCGCTGA
- the rplP gene encoding 50S ribosomal protein L16, with translation MLQPKRTKFRKVHKGRNRGLAQGTDVSFGTFGLKAVGRGRLTARQIEAARRAMTRAVKRQGKIWIRVFPDKPITEKPLEVRMGKGKGNVEYWVALIQPGKVLYEMDGVPEELAREAFKLAAAKLPIKTTFVTKTVM, from the coding sequence ATGTTACAACCAAAGCGTACAAAATTCCGTAAAGTGCACAAAGGCCGCAACCGTGGTCTGGCGCAGGGTACGGATGTTAGCTTCGGTACTTTCGGTCTGAAAGCTGTTGGCCGTGGTCGTCTGACTGCACGTCAGATCGAAGCAGCACGTCGTGCTATGACCCGTGCAGTTAAGCGTCAAGGTAAGATCTGGATCCGTGTATTCCCGGACAAACCGATCACCGAGAAGCCGCTGGAAGTGCGTATGGGTAAAGGTAAAGGTAACGTGGAGTATTGGGTTGCCTTGATCCAGCCTGGTAAAGTCCTGTATGAAATGGACGGCGTACCAGAAGAGCTGGCCCGTGAAGCATTCAAGCTGGCAGCAGCAAAACTGCCTATCAAAACCACCTTTGTAACTAAGACGGTGATGTAA
- the rpsC gene encoding 30S ribosomal protein S3, translated as MGQKVHPNGIRLGIVKPWNSTWFANTKEFADNLDSDFKVRQFLTKELAKASVSRIVIERPAKSIRVTIHTARPGIVIGKKGEDVEKLRKVVADIAGVPAQINIAEVRKPELDAKLVADSITSQLERRVMFRRAMKRAVQNAMRLGAKGIKVEVSGRLGGAEIARTEWYREGRVPLHTLRADIDYNTSEAHTTYGVIGVKVWIFKGEILGGMAAVEQPEPAAQPKKQQRKGRK; from the coding sequence ATGGGTCAGAAAGTACATCCTAATGGTATTCGACTGGGTATTGTTAAACCCTGGAACTCTACCTGGTTCGCCAATACCAAAGAATTCGCTGACAACCTGGACAGCGATTTTAAAGTTCGTCAGTTCCTGACTAAAGAACTGGCTAAAGCGTCCGTATCTCGTATCGTTATCGAGCGTCCGGCTAAGAGCATCCGTGTGACTATTCACACCGCTCGTCCTGGCATCGTAATCGGTAAGAAAGGCGAAGACGTAGAAAAACTGCGCAAGGTCGTAGCGGATATCGCTGGCGTTCCTGCACAGATCAATATCGCCGAAGTCCGTAAACCGGAACTGGACGCTAAATTGGTTGCTGACAGCATCACTTCACAGCTGGAGCGTCGTGTGATGTTCCGTCGTGCTATGAAGCGTGCTGTACAGAACGCAATGCGTCTGGGCGCTAAAGGTATTAAAGTTGAAGTTAGTGGCCGTCTGGGCGGTGCTGAAATCGCGCGTACTGAATGGTACCGTGAAGGCCGCGTGCCGTTGCACACCCTGCGTGCTGACATTGACTACAACACCTCTGAAGCGCACACCACTTATGGTGTAATCGGCGTTAAGGTATGGATCTTCAAAGGTGAGATCCTGGGTGGTATGGCTGCTGTTGAACAACCGGAACCGGCTGCTCAACCTAAAAAGCAGCAGCGTAAAGGCCGTAAGTAA
- the rplX gene encoding 50S ribosomal protein L24, producing the protein MAAKIRRDDEVIVLTGKDKGKRGKVKNVLSSGKVIVEGINLVKKHQKPVPALNQPGGIVEKEAALQVSNVALFNTATGKADRVGFRFEDGKKVRFFKSNSETIK; encoded by the coding sequence ATGGCAGCTAAAATCCGTCGCGATGACGAAGTTATCGTGCTGACCGGTAAAGATAAAGGTAAGCGCGGTAAAGTTAAGAATGTCCTGTCTTCTGGTAAGGTCATTGTTGAAGGTATCAACCTGGTTAAGAAACATCAGAAGCCGGTTCCGGCCCTGAACCAACCAGGTGGCATCGTTGAAAAGGAAGCTGCTCTGCAGGTTTCTAACGTTGCACTCTTCAATACGGCAACCGGCAAGGCTGACCGTGTAGGCTTTAGATTCGAAGACGGCAAAAAAGTCCGTTTCTTCAAGTCTAATAGCGAAACTATCAAGTAA
- the rpsS gene encoding 30S ribosomal protein S19 — translation MPRSLKKGPFIDLHLLKKVEKAVESGDKKPLRTWSRRSTIFPNMIGLTIAVHNGRQHVPVFVSDEMVGHKLGEFAPTRTYRGHAADKKAKKR, via the coding sequence ATGCCACGTTCTCTCAAGAAAGGTCCTTTTATTGACCTGCACTTGCTGAAGAAGGTAGAGAAAGCGGTGGAAAGCGGTGACAAGAAGCCCCTGCGCACTTGGTCCCGTCGTTCAACGATCTTTCCTAACATGATCGGTTTGACCATCGCTGTCCATAATGGTCGTCAGCACGTTCCAGTCTTTGTTTCCGACGAAATGGTTGGTCACAAACTGGGTGAATTTGCGCCGACTCGTACTTATCGCGGACACGCGGCCGACAAAAAAGCCAAGAAACGCTAA